A genome region from Chengkuizengella sp. SCS-71B includes the following:
- the aroF gene encoding 3-deoxy-7-phosphoheptulonate synthase has product MIVITSNTISEGRLTEIVGHIETYGVKTHISKGTDRTVIGIVGKADPILAEKMRQMKDVEDVIKITKSYKLASRDFQPNDTIIDIKGVKIGGENLVIMGGPCAVESAQQMDEIAAIVKEAGGQVLRGGAFKPRTGPYSFQGVGVEGLEMMAEAGRKHGLLTITEVMTPEYVDVIAEHADILQIGTRNMQNFDLLRKLGEIDTPVLLKRGFSATYDELLNAAEYILAGGNPNVMLCERGIRTFETYTRNTLDLTAIPVLQQLSHLPVISDPSHGTGRRELVETMSKASVAAGANGLIVEMHTDPDNSMTGDGVQSLFPDQFTSLLQDIEKLAPLMGKKFNTIKEPVLK; this is encoded by the coding sequence ATGATCGTTATTACATCAAATACTATTAGTGAAGGTCGTTTGACAGAAATTGTAGGACATATTGAAACATATGGAGTAAAGACACATATATCAAAAGGAACGGATCGTACTGTCATTGGAATTGTAGGAAAAGCAGATCCTATTTTAGCTGAGAAGATGCGTCAAATGAAAGACGTAGAAGATGTAATTAAAATTACAAAATCATATAAACTTGCTAGTCGTGATTTTCAACCAAATGATACAATCATTGACATAAAAGGTGTTAAAATTGGTGGAGAAAACTTAGTCATCATGGGTGGTCCTTGTGCAGTTGAATCTGCTCAGCAGATGGATGAAATTGCTGCGATTGTTAAAGAGGCTGGTGGTCAAGTATTACGCGGAGGTGCGTTCAAACCTAGAACGGGTCCGTACAGTTTCCAAGGTGTTGGAGTAGAGGGACTTGAAATGATGGCAGAAGCAGGTAGAAAACACGGTCTTCTAACCATTACAGAAGTAATGACTCCTGAATATGTAGACGTGATAGCTGAACATGCTGATATTTTACAGATAGGTACTCGTAATATGCAAAATTTTGATTTGTTGCGTAAATTAGGGGAAATTGATACTCCTGTATTATTGAAAAGAGGATTTTCTGCGACATATGATGAGCTATTAAATGCAGCGGAATATATATTAGCAGGTGGAAATCCGAACGTTATGTTATGTGAAAGGGGAATTCGTACGTTTGAAACTTACACAAGAAATACCCTCGATCTAACGGCTATTCCAGTTTTACAACAATTAAGTCATTTACCAGTGATCTCTGATCCAAGTCATGGTACAGGACGTAGAGAGCTAGTTGAAACAATGTCAAAAGCTTCCGTTGCTGCTGGTGCGAATGGTCTGATTGTAGAGATGCATACAGATCCTGATAATTCAATGACAGGTGATGGGGTGCAATCATTGTTCCCAGATCAATTCAC
- a CDS encoding 4-hydroxy-3-methylbut-2-enyl diphosphate reductase yields MEVIKISPRGYCYGVVDAMVLAMQTAKNLDLPKPIYILGMIVHNKHVTDAFQEEGVITLDGENRLEILEKVDKGTVIFTAHGVSPEVRKKTREKGLTVVDATCPDVTRTHDLIREKAAEGYQVIYIGKKGHPEPEGAMGIAPDHVTLIEKEVEIDKLNINAERIIITNQTTMSQWDIRHIINRLIEKYPTAEIHNEICLATQVRQEAVANQARDADLLIVVGDPRSNNSNRLAQVSEEISGVKAYRIADVSELKQKWLKHIRNVAVTSGASTPTLITKEVIEYLEQYDPNDDSTKGIQRTINKDKLLPRAKIKSSK; encoded by the coding sequence ATGGAAGTTATCAAAATCTCCCCTAGAGGTTATTGTTATGGTGTTGTAGATGCTATGGTACTTGCTATGCAAACAGCGAAAAACTTAGATTTACCAAAACCCATATATATATTGGGTATGATTGTTCATAATAAACACGTTACAGATGCTTTTCAAGAAGAAGGTGTGATTACCCTAGATGGGGAAAATCGCCTAGAAATATTAGAGAAAGTTGATAAGGGAACAGTGATTTTTACCGCACACGGTGTATCACCAGAAGTGCGTAAAAAAACGAGGGAAAAAGGATTAACGGTTGTAGATGCCACTTGTCCAGATGTAACAAGAACACATGATTTGATTCGTGAGAAAGCGGCAGAAGGTTATCAAGTCATATACATTGGAAAGAAGGGACATCCTGAGCCCGAAGGTGCTATGGGTATTGCACCAGATCATGTGACTTTAATTGAAAAAGAAGTAGAAATTGATAAGTTAAATATAAATGCTGAGCGCATTATTATCACAAATCAAACTACCATGAGTCAATGGGATATTCGACATATTATTAATCGTTTAATTGAAAAATATCCAACTGCAGAAATCCATAATGAAATATGTTTGGCTACTCAGGTAAGACAAGAAGCAGTAGCCAATCAGGCTAGAGATGCTGATTTATTAATTGTTGTGGGGGACCCAAGAAGTAATAATTCTAATCGTTTAGCTCAAGTTTCTGAGGAAATATCAGGGGTAAAAGCATATAGAATAGCAGACGTATCAGAATTAAAACAAAAGTGGTTGAAACATATTAGAAATGTAGCGGTAACATCAGGTGCCTCAACTCCAACTTTGATTACAAAAGAAGTGATTGAATACTTGGAACAATATGATCCAAATGATGATAGTACAAAAGGTATCCAGCGCACGATTAATAAAGATAAACTATTACCGCGAGCAAAAATAAAATCATCTAAATAA
- a CDS encoding S1C family serine protease gives MDDNNRGKNDTSDFFSEDKSKERKDKDIQERKSEYYSYGSFKPTEPLKETDYTSYSSSREHSSDVEINKPNQISVYNESEQKDISRNGYKGSEWTYSTRKKRSSFKSTFSAFMAGVVVVGALMVASDKMNLFTSDTLLPSQSVPSNVIPANGNENQASITFENRPDNIADIVEQATPAVVKIETYNTKSNNINRNDDIFRYFFGDEYNSTPNGPQASGLGSGFIFDKEGYILTNEHVVSGADEIYVELEGYENKFEAELLGSSYDLDLAVLKIEGSESFPTLEIGDSNQLRVGDWVTAIGNPVGFDHSVSVGVLSANEREISIPDSQGTRTYEHLLQTDASINPGNSGGPLINLNGEVIGINTAVSTDAQGIGFAIPTSTIDEVLDNLKNNVSIPKPYIGVGLYDIDDEVQQTLNLQDKDGVLITQVEKPSPASRAGIKPNDVIIELNGEEIKNAEDLINKVKETAIGESVNLTVIREGKTYETAVTIGDRNAK, from the coding sequence ATGGATGATAATAATAGAGGTAAGAATGATACTAGTGATTTTTTCAGCGAAGATAAGTCGAAAGAAAGAAAAGACAAAGATATACAAGAACGAAAAAGTGAATATTATTCATACGGCTCATTTAAACCTACTGAACCTTTAAAGGAAACAGATTATACATCTTACTCATCTAGTAGAGAACACTCATCAGATGTGGAAATTAATAAACCAAATCAAATATCCGTTTATAATGAATCTGAACAAAAAGATATATCAAGGAATGGATATAAAGGATCGGAATGGACTTATTCTACCAGGAAAAAGCGATCTTCTTTTAAAAGTACGTTCTCTGCATTTATGGCAGGAGTAGTAGTTGTGGGTGCGCTTATGGTTGCTTCAGATAAAATGAATTTATTTACATCTGACACACTTCTACCTAGTCAATCTGTACCTTCAAATGTAATCCCAGCAAATGGAAATGAAAATCAAGCGTCTATTACATTTGAAAATAGACCAGATAATATAGCAGATATTGTAGAACAAGCGACTCCTGCTGTTGTTAAAATAGAAACATATAATACGAAAAGCAATAATATCAATCGAAATGATGATATTTTCAGATATTTTTTTGGAGACGAGTATAATTCAACACCAAATGGACCCCAGGCTTCTGGTTTAGGCTCAGGTTTTATTTTTGATAAAGAGGGATACATTTTAACAAATGAACATGTAGTTTCAGGAGCAGATGAGATATATGTCGAGCTAGAAGGATATGAAAATAAATTTGAAGCTGAATTATTAGGTTCATCGTATGATTTGGATCTTGCAGTATTAAAAATAGAAGGAAGTGAATCATTTCCTACTTTAGAAATAGGTGACTCTAACCAACTAAGAGTAGGGGATTGGGTAACGGCTATTGGGAATCCAGTAGGATTTGATCATTCTGTGAGTGTAGGTGTTCTTAGTGCAAATGAAAGAGAGATCTCTATTCCTGATTCACAAGGAACAAGAACCTATGAGCATTTACTTCAAACAGATGCATCTATTAATCCAGGGAACTCTGGAGGACCTCTGATTAATCTTAATGGAGAGGTTATTGGAATTAATACTGCGGTAAGCACAGACGCTCAAGGAATTGGGTTTGCTATACCGACAAGTACGATTGATGAAGTATTAGATAATTTGAAAAATAATGTATCAATCCCTAAACCGTATATCGGAGTTGGATTATACGATATAGATGATGAAGTACAGCAAACACTAAATTTACAAGACAAAGATGGTGTTTTGATCACCCAAGTTGAAAAACCAAGTCCAGCATCTCGTGCAGGTATTAAGCCAAATGATGTCATTATTGAATTGAATGGTGAAGAGATCAAAAATGCTGAAGATCTAATTAATAAAGTAAAGGAAACAGCTATTGGTGAGTCTGTCAATTTAACGGTGATTAGAGAAGGTAAAACTTACGAGACAGCAGTAACCATAGGGGATCGAAATGCAAAGTAA
- the thrS gene encoding threonine--tRNA ligase produces the protein MSVQITFPDGASRSFEKGISIEGIAASISPGLKKKAVAGKVDGEVVDLSYNLNEDAKIEIVTLDGEEGLEVYRHSTAHLMAQAIKRIYGEKNVKLGIGPVIENGFYYDIDLDQSITPEDLSKIEKEMKKIINENLKISRREVSREEALNIYTDLDDPLKLELIQDLPQDSVITIYDQGEFFDLCRGPHLPSTSKIKAFKLLSVAGAYWRGDSKNKMLQRIYGTAFPKKADLDEHLRLLEEAKKRDHRKLGKEFKMFTFSQEVGQGLPLWLPNGAKLRRTLERYIVDLEERLGYNHVYTPVLANVELYKTSGHWEHYQEDMFPKMELDNEELVLRPMNCPHHMMVFKDDMRSYRDLPLRIAELGTMHRYEMSGALTGLHRVRAMTLNDAHIFCRPDQIKEEFARVIHLIRQVYKDFGIKDYRFRLSYRDPEDKEKYFPDDNMWELSQKMLREVVEELELEFYEAEGEAAFYGPKLDVQIKTALGKEETLSTAQIDFLLPERFELEYIAEDGNKHRPVVIHRGIISTMERMTAFLLENFAGDLPTWLAPVQAKVIPVSNSYDEYAKQVAEKMQLSGIRVESDLRNEKLGYKIREAQLEKVKYMLVVGENEKSSESVSVRIRGEGDVGAKSITEVINQITEEVNNKVIN, from the coding sequence ATGTCAGTACAAATTACATTTCCTGATGGTGCAAGTCGTTCATTTGAAAAAGGGATTAGCATTGAAGGCATTGCTGCATCAATCAGTCCAGGTTTAAAAAAGAAAGCCGTTGCTGGTAAAGTAGATGGTGAAGTTGTAGATTTAAGTTATAACTTAAATGAAGATGCAAAGATTGAAATTGTGACATTGGACGGCGAGGAAGGTCTAGAAGTTTATCGTCATAGTACTGCTCATTTAATGGCACAAGCAATCAAAAGAATATATGGTGAGAAAAATGTGAAATTAGGAATAGGTCCTGTTATTGAAAATGGTTTTTATTATGATATTGATCTCGATCAATCCATTACTCCTGAAGATTTGAGTAAAATTGAAAAGGAAATGAAGAAAATTATTAATGAGAATTTAAAGATCTCAAGACGTGAAGTAAGTAGAGAAGAAGCGTTAAATATATATACTGATCTTGATGATCCTTTAAAGTTAGAATTAATTCAAGATTTACCGCAGGATTCAGTCATTACAATTTATGATCAAGGTGAGTTTTTTGATTTATGTAGAGGTCCTCATTTGCCATCTACAAGTAAAATAAAAGCTTTTAAATTATTAAGTGTTGCTGGTGCATATTGGCGTGGAGACTCAAAAAATAAGATGCTGCAACGTATTTATGGAACTGCATTTCCTAAAAAAGCCGATCTTGATGAACATTTACGGTTATTAGAGGAAGCTAAGAAACGAGATCATAGAAAACTTGGCAAAGAATTTAAAATGTTTACTTTTTCACAAGAAGTAGGACAAGGGTTGCCATTGTGGCTTCCAAATGGTGCTAAGTTAAGAAGGACGCTTGAAAGATACATTGTTGATTTGGAGGAAAGATTAGGTTATAACCATGTATATACACCTGTTTTAGCTAATGTTGAATTATATAAAACTTCAGGTCACTGGGAGCATTATCAAGAAGATATGTTTCCTAAAATGGAGTTGGATAATGAAGAATTAGTATTGAGACCTATGAACTGTCCACATCACATGATGGTATTTAAAGACGATATGCGTAGTTATCGAGATTTGCCTTTAAGAATCGCTGAATTAGGGACAATGCATAGATATGAAATGTCAGGTGCATTAACTGGACTACATCGTGTGAGGGCAATGACATTAAATGATGCTCATATTTTTTGTAGACCAGATCAAATTAAAGAAGAGTTTGCAAGAGTGATCCATTTAATAAGACAGGTATATAAAGATTTTGGAATTAAAGACTATCGTTTTAGGCTTTCATATCGCGATCCAGAAGATAAAGAGAAATATTTTCCTGATGACAACATGTGGGAATTGTCTCAAAAAATGTTGCGTGAAGTAGTTGAAGAACTAGAACTTGAGTTCTATGAAGCTGAAGGTGAAGCGGCATTTTATGGACCAAAATTAGATGTGCAAATTAAAACTGCACTTGGTAAAGAAGAAACTTTGTCTACAGCTCAAATTGATTTCTTATTGCCAGAAAGGTTTGAATTAGAATATATTGCTGAGGATGGGAATAAACATCGTCCAGTTGTAATACACAGAGGAATAATTAGCACAATGGAAAGAATGACTGCCTTTTTATTAGAGAATTTTGCTGGAGATTTACCAACATGGTTAGCCCCAGTCCAAGCAAAAGTAATTCCTGTTTCAAATTCCTATGACGAATATGCAAAACAAGTAGCTGAAAAAATGCAGCTTAGTGGAATCCGAGTGGAGTCGGATTTGAGAAATGAAAAATTAGGATATAAAATTCGTGAAGCACAGCTTGAAAAAGTAAAATATATGTTAGTCGTAGGTGAAAACGAGAAAAGCTCTGAAAGTGTGTCAGTACGTATTCGTGGTGAGGGTGATGTAGGTGCGAAATCCATTACTGAAGTCATAAATCAGATCACGGAAGAGGTTAATAATAAAGTTATTAATTAA
- a CDS encoding YugN family protein yields MKPIQSEIENKEDLFSNIYKGIKPLQFSLGSNWEYDHGYFDHALDDKSQVWLRIPFQVTSGQLDGEIENQSTMIQLGTPFVLKHVYNEGTDPNAHMMIYGSLINQFQTPIDKDAESIEEMWLIKADELIKKVELQI; encoded by the coding sequence TTGAAACCTATTCAATCTGAAATCGAAAATAAAGAGGATTTATTCTCAAATATATATAAAGGAATAAAACCTTTGCAATTTTCTCTTGGCAGCAATTGGGAGTATGATCATGGTTATTTTGATCATGCGTTAGATGATAAATCACAGGTATGGTTACGTATTCCATTTCAAGTGACTAGTGGACAATTAGATGGTGAAATTGAAAATCAATCAACAATGATTCAATTAGGCACTCCATTTGTACTTAAACATGTCTATAATGAAGGAACTGATCCAAATGCACATATGATGATATATGGGTCCTTAATTAATCAATTTCAAACTCCAATAGACAAAGATGCAGAATCAATTGAAGAGATGTGGTTAATAAAAGCGGATGAACTTATTAAAAAAGTAGAACTTCAAATTTAA
- a CDS encoding 3D domain-containing protein, translating to MFFKKLKVKMISILFLPMIAILTTSSITPHIKQVDSVEGLEYEESNKQVSLIKTTDLTSATLQKDIILEEIKKMKQEILKRKSEKELQNANIKSDKLSHSVEILSENQMRNQYQAVEVVATGYYAGVESTGKTPDHPEYGITYSGVKVRRMPDSVSTIAADLNLFPLGTVLYIPGYGYGIVADIGSAIKGNVIDLYFNSKEDVYKLWGKKKLDVFIIEEGNGRITEAILQQKMDIFRS from the coding sequence ATGTTTTTTAAAAAGTTAAAAGTGAAAATGATTTCTATTTTGTTTTTGCCAATGATTGCAATCTTAACTACATCAAGTATAACTCCACATATAAAACAGGTTGATAGTGTTGAAGGTTTAGAATATGAAGAGTCTAACAAACAAGTATCTCTAATAAAAACAACAGATTTAACATCAGCTACTCTTCAAAAAGATATTATATTGGAAGAAATAAAAAAAATGAAACAAGAGATCTTAAAAAGAAAAAGTGAAAAAGAACTTCAAAATGCAAATATAAAAAGCGATAAATTAAGCCATTCGGTAGAAATTTTAAGTGAAAACCAAATGCGTAATCAATATCAAGCTGTAGAAGTTGTGGCAACTGGATATTATGCTGGTGTAGAATCGACTGGTAAAACTCCAGATCATCCTGAATATGGCATTACATATTCAGGAGTAAAGGTTAGAAGAATGCCTGACTCAGTATCAACGATTGCAGCAGATTTGAATTTATTTCCTTTGGGTACGGTACTCTATATTCCAGGATACGGTTATGGAATAGTAGCTGATATTGGTTCTGCAATTAAAGGAAATGTCATTGATTTATATTTTAATTCAAAGGAAGACGTTTATAAGTTATGGGGTAAAAAGAAATTAGACGTTTTTATTATTGAGGAAGGTAATGGTCGAATTACAGAGGCTATACTTCAACAGAAAATGGATATCTTTCGAAGTTAA
- a CDS encoding HAMP domain-containing sensor histidine kinase, with protein MSIRLRLTIWYTGILAVMIIVLGIVLYLVLSTNLFNSEEDSLRSQGDEVYNEMLINLERTFYLAPDGTPVIQYELPNLNFLTSSTYLLQVVNRKGVVKDKTFNLFDNEIPLNKETFEDVIGGAEIIKTTKIKDVSLLTLYKPIVQQNEVIGILLVATVIDDIYSYLNMFQWIYMISGVVLIGIAATIGLFMARKTLKPIENVILAANQIEKSTDLDNRILYEGPNDEIGQLINTINGMLSRIQVIYGELEEAYRLQRRFVSDASHELRTPLTTIRGNIEFLEKMWQPNEDSHISDQEKMKLTMESVVDISSEAERMSNLVNDLLSLARADAGYEMEKENIAIKPILEQVIRKAQFLPKKVDFKVGDLENINNILVYGNHEYLQEMLFIFIENAFKYTEAGYVELEVKTLENQVGIHISDTGIGMNKDDIPHIFQRFYRADVSRGAKPGTGLGLSIAKWIIDEHHGSVEVYTSLGSGTNFIIWIPMFHHT; from the coding sequence ATGTCAATTCGTTTACGTTTAACAATTTGGTATACAGGAATTTTAGCCGTTATGATCATTGTGCTTGGCATCGTGTTATATTTAGTTTTATCAACCAATTTATTCAATTCAGAAGAAGATAGTTTAAGAAGTCAAGGAGACGAAGTTTATAATGAAATGTTAATAAATTTAGAAAGAACTTTTTATTTAGCTCCTGATGGAACCCCGGTCATTCAATATGAACTTCCTAATCTCAACTTTTTAACATCCTCGACTTATTTATTACAGGTTGTGAACAGAAAGGGAGTTGTAAAAGATAAAACCTTTAATCTATTTGATAATGAAATTCCATTAAATAAGGAAACATTTGAGGATGTTATAGGTGGAGCCGAAATTATTAAAACAACGAAGATTAAAGATGTCTCTTTATTAACACTATACAAACCAATCGTGCAACAGAATGAAGTCATCGGTATTTTGCTGGTAGCTACCGTTATTGATGATATTTATTCTTATTTAAATATGTTTCAGTGGATTTATATGATATCAGGTGTAGTTTTAATTGGAATTGCAGCTACCATCGGATTATTTATGGCTCGAAAAACATTAAAACCTATTGAAAATGTCATATTAGCTGCTAATCAAATTGAAAAAAGTACAGATTTAGACAACAGAATATTATATGAAGGACCTAATGATGAGATTGGGCAATTAATTAATACAATTAACGGCATGTTATCACGTATTCAGGTTATTTATGGTGAATTGGAAGAAGCGTATCGTTTGCAAAGAAGGTTCGTTTCTGATGCTTCCCATGAACTGAGAACTCCGTTAACTACCATTAGAGGGAATATAGAATTTTTAGAAAAAATGTGGCAGCCTAATGAAGATTCTCATATATCGGATCAGGAAAAAATGAAGCTGACTATGGAGTCTGTAGTAGACATCTCTTCTGAAGCAGAGAGAATGAGTAATCTTGTTAATGACTTATTATCTTTAGCTAGGGCTGATGCCGGTTATGAAATGGAAAAAGAAAACATTGCCATTAAACCTATATTAGAACAAGTAATAAGAAAAGCACAATTCTTACCTAAGAAAGTTGATTTTAAAGTAGGGGATTTAGAGAATATAAACAATATTTTAGTATATGGAAATCATGAGTATTTACAAGAGATGTTATTTATTTTTATTGAGAATGCTTTTAAATATACTGAAGCAGGTTATGTAGAATTAGAAGTGAAAACCTTGGAGAATCAAGTTGGCATCCATATTTCAGATACAGGAATTGGAATGAACAAAGATGATATTCCACATATTTTTCAAAGATTTTATCGTGCTGATGTATCTAGAGGGGCAAAACCAGGAACAGGTTTAGGGTTGTCCATTGCAAAGTGGATTATTGATGAACATCACGGTTCAGTAGAAGTATATACTTCATTAGGATCAGGTACAAATTTTATTATTTGGATTCCTATGTTTCATCATACCTAG
- a CDS encoding response regulator transcription factor, producing MRRKILIIDDDEKITSMLKRNLAFEGYMIQTANHVNDGLMILRDEEPDLLILDIMMPVMDGWEVCSRIREGGSQMPILMLTAKDEVSDRVKGLDTGADDYLVKPFALQELLARVRALLRRNQGAVEEDRQQLHYEDIVLDLDTREVFRNGISIELTTKEFELLHLFLSNPNKVLSRDVIMDKIWGYDYSGESNVIEVYIALLRQKTEENGEKRIIHTKRGAGYVLR from the coding sequence ATGAGGAGAAAAATATTAATTATTGATGATGATGAAAAAATCACGTCCATGTTAAAAAGAAACCTTGCATTTGAAGGTTATATGATACAAACGGCTAATCACGTAAATGATGGGCTAATGATTTTAAGGGATGAGGAGCCTGACCTTCTAATATTGGACATTATGATGCCTGTGATGGATGGCTGGGAGGTATGCAGTAGAATTAGGGAGGGTGGAAGTCAAATGCCAATCCTCATGTTAACTGCTAAGGATGAAGTCAGTGATCGAGTGAAAGGATTAGATACAGGAGCGGATGACTATTTAGTAAAACCGTTTGCTTTACAAGAACTTTTGGCAAGAGTCAGGGCTTTGCTTCGAAGAAATCAGGGTGCAGTAGAAGAAGATAGACAACAACTTCATTACGAAGATATCGTTCTTGATTTAGACACTAGGGAAGTATTTCGAAATGGAATATCTATAGAATTAACAACTAAAGAATTTGAGTTGTTGCATTTATTTTTAAGCAATCCCAATAAAGTACTCTCTCGTGATGTCATCATGGATAAAATATGGGGTTATGATTATAGTGGAGAATCGAATGTAATTGAGGTATACATTGCATTACTTAGACAAAAAACAGAAGAAAATGGAGAGAAAAGAATCATTCACACAAAAAGAGGGGCGGGTTATGTCTTAAGATAG